TAGTGGAGGAAAAGAAATGACAACAGAAGTTAGAAAAGCTATACAGAAAAAGCAACAGATTGTTGATGAAATACAGGATAAGATAAATAGAGCAAAACTTATGGTTGTTTTTGATTTTACAGGAATTGATGCAAACTCAATGGCAGATTTTAGAAAATACATAAAAAGAAAAGATGCAGAAGTAAAAGTTATAAAAAATACAATTTTATATAGGGCTTGCACAGGAACACCTCTTTATGATAAAATAGATATTTTCAAAGGACCATCTGCTGTAATATTTGCATATGAAGATATTGTTGAAGCTGCAAAAACTTTAAAAGAGTTTATAAAAGATAAAGAAACTGCAAAAGTTAAAGCAGGATTATTGACAGGTGAATATGTTACTCCTGAAGAAATTGAAAGACTTGCATCATTGCCTAGCAGAGAAGAATTACTTGCACAACTTTTTGCTACAATGATGGCACCTATAACTAACTTTGTAAGAACTTTAAATGCAGTGCCACAAAAAGCTGTAATGGTACTTAATGCTATAAAAGAAAAGAAAGAAAAGGAAGAATAAATTTCTAATTTAAAGAAAAAATTTTAGGAGGTTTTTATAAGATGGCAACAATTTCAAAAGAAGAAATTAAAGAAGCAATTAAAAACATGACTGTTCTTGAGCTTGCTGAGCTTGTTAAAGAATTAGAAGAAGAGTTTGGTGTATCTGCAGCAGCTATGGTTGCAGCAGCTCCTGCAGCTGGTGGTGCAGCTGGTGGTGCAGCAGCAGAAGAAAAAACAGAGTTTGATGTAATTCTCCAAAGCCCAGGAGATAAGAAAATAAATGTTATTAAAGTAGTTAGAGAAATCACTGGACTTGGATTAAAAGATGCTAAAGCATTAGTTGATAGTGCTCCAAAACCAATAAAAGAGGGAGTTTCTAAAGAAGAAGCAGAACAAATAAAAGCTAAACTTGAAGAAGCTGGTGCAACAGTCGAAATTAAATAATATTGCTTTCATTTTTATAGAATTTAGTCTTTAAATAAAAGGCAGGCTTTCCTTAACGGGTTAGTCTGCCTTTTTGTATTTCAATATAAAATAAATTTCATTAAGGTGGTGCAAATATGAAAAAAATAAGAAATATAAATTACAACCCCCTCAGAAAATCATTAAAAAGAAGAAAAGAAATAGTATCACCTCCTGATTTACTACATATTCCAAAACAATCTTTTGAAGATTTTGTCCAGTTTAATAAAAATCCTTATGAAAGGGAAGACAAAGGTTTAGAAAATATATTCAGAAATACATTTCCTTTTGTAGATCCAAATGGCCAAGTAGAAATAAGATATATAGCATATGAAATTGGAGATTGGGAATGTGGTAAATGTGAAAAGCCACTTCCTACAGATGTTGTAGGTGGGCCTGGTGTTGAATGTCCTCATTGTGGAGGAGTTTTAATATATAAAGAAAAACATTCTGTAGAAGAATGTAAATATAAAGGATTAACTTATTCAGCACCTTTAAGAGTTTTACTTGAACTTGTAGTAAACCAAGTTAATCCAGAAACTGGAGAGATTATTCCTAAGTTTACAAAAAAAGAAAAAGTATATTTTGGAGATGTTCCACTTCTAACGGAATTTGCAAACTTTATTGTAAATGGTAGTGAAAGAATTATTGTTTCTCAGTTAATAAGATCATCAGGAATATTATTTGAAGGAAAAGAAGATAAAACAAAAGATGTTTTAACAAGAATTATATATAAAGGTTCTATCATACCAGAAAAAGGTTCAAGACTAGAATTTGAATATGCAACTAATGTGGAAATTTTCAATGCAAAATTAGATAGAAGAAAAGTTTTAGGAACTACAATACTTAGAGCATTTGGTTTAGACACTGCATATAAAATTTTAAAAGCGTTTTATGGAGATAATATACAAAGATATAAGGTTAGGGATGGAAAACTCATAGATCCAAAGACAGAGTTAGAAGTATCTACAGAAGAAGTTTCTAATGATGAAATATTTGCAACCTTTATTACTGAAGAGGAAGATGAAAGAGGAAAAAAAGTAAAAGTTAGAGCTGAAACATTTGTAGAACCAGAAAATTTAGATAAATTTTTATTAGATGATAGGATTGAAATAGAAGAAGTAATTGCTATAGACCCTATCATATTTAGAAAATCACCTTATGGAAATATTATTGTTGAGACATTAAAAAAAGATCAACCTAAAATAAATAAAGATTTCACTTTCCAAGATGCTGCAAGAGTTGAAATTTATAGAAAAATGAGACCTACTGATACTGCAGTAATGGATCCAAAAGCTTTCTTAAGAAGAGCAAATGAATTATTTGAAACTATATTCTATGATAGCCAAAGATATGATTTATCAAGGGTTGGTAGAGTTAAAATAAATGCAAAAGTTCATAATATACCAAAAGTAATAAAACCTTTAGATTTAGATACCTTATTAGAAAAATATCCACCTTTAGCATTAGCTGAAGATATAAAGGTAGGAAATGAAACATTAAAATCTGGGACTAAAATTGATGCAGAAATAGTTGAAAAACTAAAATCTATTAAATTTAAAGAAATAAAAGTTGAAGCTTACTTAGATGAAGAAGCTAGATTTATACTTCTTCCAGATATTGTAAATATTGTTAAGTACTTACTTGAACTTAGACTTGGTAAAAAAGAGTTAGATGATATAGCACATCTTGGAAACAGAAGAGTTAGACCAGTAGGAGAACTTTTAGAAAACCAAGCAAGAATTGGTCTTGCTAGAATGAATAAAGCATTTAAAGATAGAATTGCAACTATTGATTTAGAAGACCCTTCTATAAAACCAGGAAATTTCATAAATCCAAGATATTTAACAGGATCTATTTTAGAGTTTTTAAAAACAGGTCAGCTTTCTCAATTTATGGATCAAGCAAATCCATTGGCAGAGTTAACTCATAAAAGAAGATTGTCAGCACTTGGACCAGGAGGTTTAACAAGAGATAGTGCAAAATTTGAGATAAGGGACGTTCATCCTACCCATTATGGAAGAATATGTCCAATTGAAACACCTGAAGGCCAAAATATTGGTCTTGTTTCTTCAACTACAGTTTATGCAAGTTTAAATGAGTTTGGATTTTTAGTAACACCTTATAGAAAAGTAAAAGATGGTAAAGTTACCAATGAAATAGAATATTTAGCAGCTTATGATGAAGAAAAATATGTAATAGCTCAAGCAAATGCACCTATTGATGAAAATGGAAACTTTTTAAGAGATAGAGTTTTAGCGAGAGCAAAAGGAGATATAAGACTTGTAAGGCCAGAAGAAGTTGATTATATGGATGTATCTCCAAAACAAGTAGTTTCTGTTTCTTCTTCTTTAATTCCATTCTTAGAGCATGACGATGCAAACAGGGCATTAATGGGATCAAACATGCAACGTCAAGCAGTGCCATTATTAAAAACAGAATATCCTCTTGCAGGAACAGGAATTGAAAGGATTGTAGCTAAAAATTCTGGTTCTGTTGTTGTAGCAAAAAGAGGTGGCGTTGTAGAGTATGTTTCTGGAGATAAGATTGTTATTAAAGTTAATCAAGATGAAATAAATGAAAATGATCCTTTAGATATTGGAATGGATATATATAAACTTAAAAAATTTAGAGGTTCAAACC
The sequence above is drawn from the Hydrogenothermus marinus genome and encodes:
- the rplJ gene encoding 50S ribosomal protein L10, with product MTTEVRKAIQKKQQIVDEIQDKINRAKLMVVFDFTGIDANSMADFRKYIKRKDAEVKVIKNTILYRACTGTPLYDKIDIFKGPSAVIFAYEDIVEAAKTLKEFIKDKETAKVKAGLLTGEYVTPEEIERLASLPSREELLAQLFATMMAPITNFVRTLNAVPQKAVMVLNAIKEKKEKEE
- the rplL gene encoding 50S ribosomal protein L7/L12 codes for the protein MATISKEEIKEAIKNMTVLELAELVKELEEEFGVSAAAMVAAAPAAGGAAGGAAAEEKTEFDVILQSPGDKKINVIKVVREITGLGLKDAKALVDSAPKPIKEGVSKEEAEQIKAKLEEAGATVEIK
- the rpoB gene encoding DNA-directed RNA polymerase subunit beta, which translates into the protein MKKIRNINYNPLRKSLKRRKEIVSPPDLLHIPKQSFEDFVQFNKNPYEREDKGLENIFRNTFPFVDPNGQVEIRYIAYEIGDWECGKCEKPLPTDVVGGPGVECPHCGGVLIYKEKHSVEECKYKGLTYSAPLRVLLELVVNQVNPETGEIIPKFTKKEKVYFGDVPLLTEFANFIVNGSERIIVSQLIRSSGILFEGKEDKTKDVLTRIIYKGSIIPEKGSRLEFEYATNVEIFNAKLDRRKVLGTTILRAFGLDTAYKILKAFYGDNIQRYKVRDGKLIDPKTELEVSTEEVSNDEIFATFITEEEDERGKKVKVRAETFVEPENLDKFLLDDRIEIEEVIAIDPIIFRKSPYGNIIVETLKKDQPKINKDFTFQDAARVEIYRKMRPTDTAVMDPKAFLRRANELFETIFYDSQRYDLSRVGRVKINAKVHNIPKVIKPLDLDTLLEKYPPLALAEDIKVGNETLKSGTKIDAEIVEKLKSIKFKEIKVEAYLDEEARFILLPDIVNIVKYLLELRLGKKELDDIAHLGNRRVRPVGELLENQARIGLARMNKAFKDRIATIDLEDPSIKPGNFINPRYLTGSILEFLKTGQLSQFMDQANPLAELTHKRRLSALGPGGLTRDSAKFEIRDVHPTHYGRICPIETPEGQNIGLVSSTTVYASLNEFGFLVTPYRKVKDGKVTNEIEYLAAYDEEKYVIAQANAPIDENGNFLRDRVLARAKGDIRLVRPEEVDYMDVSPKQVVSVSSSLIPFLEHDDANRALMGSNMQRQAVPLLKTEYPLAGTGIERIVAKNSGSVVVAKRGGVVEYVSGDKIVIKVNQDEINENDPLDIGMDIYKLKKFRGSNQATCINQRPLVRKGDIVEKGAIIADGTSTYKGELALGKNVLVAFMPWRGYNFEDAIVISERLVKDDVFTSIHIEEFEVEARETKLGSEEITRNIPGVSERALANLDEHGIVRIGAYVKPGDILVGKVTPKGETQPTPEEKLLLAIFGEKASDVKDTSLRVPTGVEGIVVDVQVFARKKGNKKNAYLEKLLNEEIEKLEKELEDKKDFIQNRRDSQLKEVIIGSKVSKDVKIAGKTILKAGKEITEENFDSVVKFIAVNPAGFLKDKEVTEKAKEIIDKAKLQIQLWEKIYSSKIKEVEKGADLKPGVNELVKVYIAQKRKIQVGDKMAGRHGNKGVISVVLPVEDMPFTEDGTPVDIVLNPLGVPSRMNVGQILETHLGLAAKKLGEKLGEEIKKLNSKDEIIKKIIEYYKIANDTQDELIKKLRDEDVKLLEEYLKELDEESLNDILKDLINIGIPISTPVFEGATESDIKELLRKAGLKETGKTTLIDGRTGEKFDMEVNAGYMYMLKLIHMVDDKIHARSTGPYSLITQQPLGGRAQFGGQRLGEMEVWALEAHGAAYTLQEMLTVKSDDIEGRKRVYESIVKGKYYYDVGIPESFKVLVRELKALALDVNCKMEDGETKPCDQVDIVSKNKKFEI